GGAAGACCTCGCTCGCCTCGCGCTGGATCCGCGCGAGCGGCTCGTCGACCTCGCCCCCGCCGTACCACTCGAGCAGCAGGGCCCGCGTCACCCCGGCCAGGCACCCGCTGGCCAGGGACGGCGTCCGCAGCTCGCCGTCGAGCACGTAGAAGACGTTGGACCCCGTCCCCTCGCACAGGTCGCCCGCGAGGTTGGCCATCACCGCCTCCTCCGCGCCCTGCTCCTGGGCGTGGGCGAGCATGACGACGTTCTCGGCGTACGACGTGGTCTTGAGCCCGGCCAGCGCCCCCCGCTCGTTGCGCGGCCACGGGGCCGTCGCCACCCGCACCCGCTCCGCCGCGGGCGGCAGGGGCGCCGCCACGACCACCAGCGTCGGCTCCCCGTCGCCCCGCCCGGAGCCCAGCGGTGCCGGACCCGCCGTGTAGGTGATCCGGATCCGGCTGAGCGCCTCCCCCGGCTCCAGCACCGCCGCCACCGCCCGGCGCACCACGTCCAGGTCCGGCTCCGGCAGGCCCAGCCCGACGGCCGAGCGCGCCAGCCGCTCGAGGTGCAGGCCCAGCGCGAACGGCCGCCCGCCGACCGCCTTGACCGCCTCGAACACGCCGTCCCCGACCGTGAACCCGTGGTCGCTCACCGCCACCGCCGGCCCCGTCGGATCCGCCACCACCGAGCCGCCCACCCACACCCGCACCACCGCATCGTGGCACGCCAGGACCCCGCGAAGTTTGTCTGCCCGACACCATCGGCTACTGTTCTCACGCACTCGAGGACGGGCAACCGGACTCGGAAGCAGGCGGACGTAGCTCAGTTGGTAGAGCGCAACCTTGCCAAGGTTGAGGTCGCGAGTTCGAGCCTCGTCGTCCGCTCGGAGAGGGTCTCGGCAGACCCATCCAAGATGGTGGGTTGGCCGAGAGGCGAGGCAACGGACTGCAAATCCGTCTACACGGGTTCAAATCCCGTACCCACCTCGCACGACAACTCCATCCCGGGCGATTGGCGCAGTGGTAGCGCGCTTCCTTGACACGGAAGAGGTCACTGGTTCAAACCCAGTATCGCCCACCAGCTGTTTCCCGCAGGTCAGGCCTCGCTTCCGCTCTCCGCGGAGGCGGGGCCTTCTGTCGCTCGGAAGGTCGGTACGCCCGGCGTGTCCCCGACACAGGCTGAGGCGAGCGACGACACACCCTGAGTACCGCTGACCACAGGCTCGGGCCGCACCCGAGACGTCGTCGAGACCCGACGCGACGGGTAGAGGTGGCACAGGCGCCAGTGCAGACGATCCCAGCCGACACGAGTCAGTGCCGAGCCTGGCGCCGTCTGCCTCAGGTGACGGCACCTCGTCAGCTACCCCGCCGAGGAACTGGACCACAAGGGCTGGCCCATCGAGGCGATGCCGTTGGTCAGCAACGCATCGACGTCGAGGCGCGACCGGCCAGAGGTAGCGACGTTGACCACTGAGATGGTGTGCGGCACGGCCGCGGTGACGCTGCCGGTCCACGTGACGCTGCGGTGCAACTTGGTCGACGACCCGGTGTCGATGAAGGCCACCTGGACTCCGTCGACGAGGATGCGGGCCTTCCCACGGTCCGGTGCCCGCTCCATGACCAGTGCGAGCGGGGTGGTCGTGGCCGGTTTCTCCGGGGTGAGGCCGGCGGGGAGGTGGAAGTCCAGGCGGGCGCCCTTGGCGCTGGACTTGAGGGTGGTGCCGGCCGACCAGCATGCGCAGCTCGAGGTCGACCAGGCGCCAGTGGTGGTGGGCGGGGTGAGGTTGCCGTAGCCGTAGGAGCGGCCGTCCTGTTGGAAGACGACCGGCTGGAGGTCGATGTAGGCGGTGGAGATGTTGCCGGCACAGTCGCGGGCCCGGACGTCGATGCCGTTGAACTTGAGTGACCCTCCGCCCTCTTGGTCGTCGTAGTCGCTCACGTCTCGCGTCAGGCGTGTCTGACGACTCCACGGAGTCCAGTCGGTGGCGTACTCCTCGAACACCTCGCGTGTGCTGTAGCCGCAGATGCGCGAGGGGTCGCTGGCCGACCACTGCGCCAGCATGGTGAGCTCGGTGCTGGTCGGGTCGCCGTACCGGTCGAGCTCGGTGGCGCTGATCTGAGACTTGGGCACGAACGCGCCGCGGGCGGGCGCGGTGAGCGCCGGGGGCGTGGTGTCCGCGGTCGCTGCGGCCGTGGCGGGTGCGCTGAGAGCGACGAGTGCGGCTCCGATGACCGCCGCGGTGGCGGACACGGACGTCAGCGCTGTGCGACGCGCCATGTGATCTCCCCGGTAGCTCGGTGGAGAACAACCCTGCAACGCGGTCTTGACGCGCGTCATCTCCTAGATCCGGTATGCACCGACCGACGACCTTGCGTCGAGACCAGCGTCGAGCGCCCGTGGCTGTCGCCGACGGAGCGGCACGTGGGTTCGACCCGATCCCCCGATCAGCCGATCCCAAGGCCGCCCCGCCGGCCCCAGAGCGGAAAGTGTCCCACGGTGTGTTCACGTTCCGTACATCTCACGGGGTGAGGTTGGCGACAGCGTGGTGAGCGACGATCGAGCGAACCCGGACGTAGCGTCGAGGTTGAGGTCGTGTCGCCGCTTCGATCCCCCAGGCGGCGGCGCGGCCGCCCGTTCAGTGAGGCGAGCGCCCGAGCACGCACGGACCCCGGGCCGTGGCGTGGTTGCTCGTCAGGGGTGGTCGCTTCCGCCGACCTCGGGTGACCTCCCAGCCCCGTCGATGACGGGCCGGCTGTCGGCAGCCGGCGCCAGCGGCCACGAACATGACCACCACGCAACGGTCGTCGCGCCGACACACGCCCTGCGTACGCCCGGAGCACTGACCAGCTCTGAACCGCAGGTCAGGAGCGTTTCACCCCCGGCTCTCGTCCTGGAGGACCTGCACGCTTGCCGGGCGAGTCCCGGGCAGTCCGACCGCCGTCGACCCGATCGTCGTCCAGAACACCGGACGCGGCTGCGCCATCCGGTGGGCCGTCGGCGGGCCGGCGGCGCCTCCCGACTCGACGCCCCCCGGCCACCCAGCCGAGCGGCGACGACGTCCCACGGCTACTCGGCCGGTCGCCCTTGTCGAACTGCGGGCCGCGCGCCCATCCCGACCGACCTCC
This genomic window from Nocardioides anomalus contains:
- a CDS encoding aminotransferase class IV, which translates into the protein MRVWVGGSVVADPTGPAVAVSDHGFTVGDGVFEAVKAVGGRPFALGLHLERLARSAVGLGLPEPDLDVVRRAVAAVLEPGEALSRIRITYTAGPAPLGSGRGDGEPTLVVVAAPLPPAAERVRVATAPWPRNERGALAGLKTTSYAENVVMLAHAQEQGAEEAVMANLAGDLCEGTGSNVFYVLDGELRTPSLASGCLAGVTRALLLEWYGGGEVDEPLARIQREASEVFLVSTTRDVQPVSHWDGRALPVPGPVTQAAARAWAEREAAMLEHLG